A single Pseudomonas brassicacearum DNA region contains:
- a CDS encoding Rsd/AlgQ family anti-sigma factor, with product MLESCQNAQERWGGVHLLIDRWLQERHELVRAYDALGDRPEALGESRKPLQEFCGVLVDYVSAGHFEIYEQLTGEAKAFNDKRGLELAEQIYPRIDVITEKLLAFNDLCDEGKCVAEKFKELGGLLHERFELEDCLIEVLHTAHKAEDAVQA from the coding sequence ATGCTCGAAAGTTGTCAGAATGCTCAGGAACGCTGGGGTGGGGTGCATCTGCTGATCGATCGCTGGCTGCAGGAGCGTCACGAACTGGTTCGAGCCTATGATGCCCTCGGCGACAGGCCTGAAGCGCTGGGCGAAAGCCGCAAACCCTTGCAGGAGTTCTGCGGTGTGCTGGTCGACTATGTGTCTGCCGGGCATTTCGAGATCTACGAACAACTGACGGGCGAGGCCAAGGCCTTCAACGATAAGCGCGGCCTGGAGCTCGCCGAGCAGATCTACCCGCGCATCGACGTCATTACCGAAAAGCTGCTGGCGTTCAACGACCTGTGCGATGAAGGCAAGTGCGTAGCGGAAAAATTCAAGGAGCTGGGCGGCTTGCTGCACGAACGTTTCGAACTGGAAGACTGCCTGATCGAAGTGCTGCACACCGCTCACAAGGCAGAAGACGCGGTCCAGGCCTGA
- a CDS encoding disulfide bond formation protein B encodes MSLASSRFLFLMASIAAALALGIASYLEYAVGLTPCSLCVLQRLCLMLFLVTGLVACVHGPGQRGSICYGAMGLVFASVGMVLAWRQVLVQSASFEPVPDCIAQLQRADSWWGAVHRVLDGAVDCANVTWTLFDLSVPEWSLLFFLAVSSAMTYLLLRLAWSALVRPLSGDTPQVVRALD; translated from the coding sequence ATGTCTTTGGCCAGCTCACGCTTCTTGTTTCTCATGGCTTCCATCGCCGCAGCCCTGGCTTTGGGCATAGCCAGCTACCTGGAATATGCAGTCGGTCTGACACCTTGCAGCCTGTGCGTGTTGCAGCGGTTGTGTCTGATGCTGTTCCTGGTGACTGGCCTCGTGGCCTGCGTACATGGCCCAGGTCAAAGAGGCAGCATTTGCTACGGGGCGATGGGGTTGGTTTTTGCGTCGGTGGGAATGGTCCTGGCATGGCGTCAGGTTCTGGTGCAGAGCGCTTCCTTCGAACCGGTACCTGATTGTATTGCGCAGTTGCAGAGGGCAGATTCCTGGTGGGGGGCCGTGCATCGCGTCCTGGACGGAGCGGTGGACTGCGCGAATGTCACCTGGACGCTGTTCGACCTGAGCGTCCCCGAATGGAGCCTGTTGTTTTTTCTCGCGGTGTCCAGCGCGATGACCTATCTGCTGCTGCGCCTTGCCTGGAGTGCTCTGGTACGACCGCTCAGCGGCGATACGCCGCAGGTGGTCCGGGCCCTGGATTAA
- a CDS encoding heme biosynthesis protein HemY, whose protein sequence is MKRLYVILFVVIAAAGLLGVAIAEHSGYVLVAYKNFRYEAGLWVTLALVAVLWLVWRGLRALIGLVTTSSGVVNPWSRRNRSRRVQVAIEHGQLDLAEGRWASAQRHLHRAAEAERQPLLYYLGAARAANEQGLYEQSDSLLERALERQPQAELAIALTHAQLQTDRGDTDGALSTLQAMHERHPHNAQVLRQLQRLHQQRGDWSAVIRLLPELRKDKVLPPAELAELERRAWGENLTLAAHREEDGSVGLQSLNRAWQQLTSAQRQESALVLAYAEQLRQLGAQVEAEEVLRGALKRHYDSHLARLYGLVRGNDPIRQLQMAEGWLKDHPADPSLLLTLGRLCLQNSLWGKARDYLESSLRVQRNPEACAELARLLAQLGDAERSNQLFQEGLGLLDERLLAAPLPVPAQVLST, encoded by the coding sequence ATGAAGCGTCTCTACGTGATTCTGTTCGTGGTCATCGCTGCCGCCGGTTTGCTGGGCGTGGCGATTGCCGAGCATTCGGGTTACGTGTTGGTGGCGTACAAGAACTTCCGTTATGAAGCCGGCCTGTGGGTCACCCTGGCGCTGGTGGCGGTGCTCTGGCTGGTGTGGCGAGGCCTGAGGGCACTGATCGGGCTGGTGACCACGTCCAGTGGCGTGGTCAACCCGTGGTCGCGGCGCAACCGCAGCCGTCGGGTGCAAGTGGCGATCGAGCACGGCCAGTTGGACCTGGCCGAAGGACGCTGGGCCAGTGCCCAGCGGCACCTGCATCGTGCCGCCGAAGCCGAGCGCCAGCCGCTGCTGTATTACCTCGGTGCCGCCCGTGCGGCCAACGAACAAGGTCTTTACGAACAGAGCGACAGTTTGCTGGAGCGCGCCCTGGAGCGTCAGCCCCAGGCGGAACTGGCCATTGCCCTGACGCATGCGCAATTGCAGACGGACCGAGGCGACACGGACGGTGCGTTGAGCACGCTGCAGGCCATGCATGAGCGCCATCCCCATAACGCCCAGGTCTTGCGCCAACTGCAACGACTGCATCAGCAACGCGGCGACTGGTCGGCGGTGATCCGGCTGTTGCCGGAGCTGCGCAAGGACAAGGTCCTGCCGCCGGCTGAACTGGCTGAATTGGAGCGTCGCGCCTGGGGCGAAAACCTCACCCTGGCAGCCCATCGTGAGGAGGACGGCAGCGTCGGTTTGCAGTCGCTCAATCGCGCCTGGCAACAATTGACCTCCGCGCAGCGCCAGGAGTCGGCGTTGGTGCTGGCCTATGCCGAGCAGTTGCGCCAGTTGGGCGCCCAGGTCGAGGCCGAAGAGGTGCTGCGAGGAGCGCTCAAGCGTCACTACGACAGCCATCTGGCGCGCCTGTACGGCTTGGTTCGTGGCAATGATCCGATCCGCCAACTGCAAATGGCCGAAGGCTGGCTCAAGGATCACCCGGCCGATCCAAGCCTGCTGCTGACCCTGGGGCGTCTATGCCTGCAGAACAGCTTGTGGGGCAAGGCGCGGGATTACCTGGAAAGCAGCTTGCGCGTCCAACGCAATCCCGAAGCCTGTGCTGAACTGGCGCGATTGCTGGCGCAACTGGGGGATGCCGAGCGCAGCAACCAGTTGTTCCAGGAGGGGTTGGGGCTGCTGGACGAGCGCCTGCTGGCCGCGCCGTTGCCGGTTCCGGCCCAGGTGTTGTCCACCTGA
- a CDS encoding uroporphyrinogen-III C-methyltransferase — protein sequence MSETALPKEDLDQPAIDAPVETPPPMAPRRGNGLAIVALLLGAAGVAVGGWGVWQVRHLQTNNQQQSAQVQALNDQAQTLKLNEQRLSERLAQLPPAEELEERRRLVAQLQSDQQHLNQRLETVLGASRKDWRLAEAEHLLRLASLRLSALQDINSAQALVQGADEILREQNDPGSFAAREQLAKTLAALRSTEQPDRTGLFLQLGALRDQVLELTELAPEYKDRGESLLGLTADGDGASRWAQWWEQISRYIRIDFNADENVRPLLAGQSLVQVRLALSLALEQAQWAALNGQASVYTQALTEARDVLKNNFNQDNPQSKIMLERVVELSKQPVTVVTPDLTGTLSSVQAYLERRNLNAQESVKPLPAPGAQEATP from the coding sequence GTGAGCGAAACAGCCTTGCCAAAAGAAGATCTAGACCAGCCAGCGATCGATGCGCCGGTTGAAACTCCGCCCCCGATGGCGCCGCGTCGCGGCAACGGGTTGGCCATTGTTGCATTGCTGCTCGGGGCCGCCGGCGTGGCCGTGGGCGGTTGGGGTGTGTGGCAGGTGCGTCACCTGCAAACCAATAACCAGCAGCAGTCCGCCCAGGTCCAGGCGCTGAATGACCAGGCCCAGACCCTCAAGCTCAACGAGCAACGCCTGAGTGAACGCCTGGCGCAATTGCCCCCGGCCGAAGAGCTGGAGGAGCGGCGGCGCCTGGTGGCCCAGTTGCAAAGTGACCAGCAGCACCTGAACCAGCGCCTGGAAACCGTGCTCGGTGCCAGTCGCAAGGATTGGCGCCTGGCCGAGGCCGAGCACTTGTTGCGCCTGGCCAGCCTGCGTCTTTCCGCCCTGCAGGACATCAACAGTGCCCAGGCGCTGGTCCAGGGGGCTGACGAAATCCTGCGCGAGCAGAACGACCCCGGCTCGTTCGCCGCCCGCGAGCAACTGGCCAAGACCCTCGCCGCGTTGCGCAGCACCGAGCAACCGGATCGTACCGGGCTGTTCCTGCAACTGGGTGCCTTGCGTGACCAGGTCCTGGAACTGACCGAGCTGGCGCCCGAGTACAAGGACCGCGGTGAATCCCTGCTGGGCCTGACCGCCGACGGCGATGGCGCCAGTCGTTGGGCGCAGTGGTGGGAGCAGATCTCGCGCTATATCCGTATCGACTTCAACGCCGATGAGAACGTCCGTCCGCTACTGGCCGGGCAAAGCCTTGTGCAAGTGCGCCTGGCCTTGAGCCTGGCGCTGGAGCAGGCGCAATGGGCCGCCCTCAATGGTCAGGCATCGGTCTACACCCAGGCGCTGACCGAGGCTCGGGACGTATTGAAGAACAACTTCAACCAGGACAACCCGCAAAGCAAGATCATGCTTGAGCGCGTGGTCGAGCTGTCCAAGCAGCCGGTGACGGTGGTCACCCCGGACCTGACGGGCACGCTGAGCAGCGTCCAGGCTTACCTTGAGCGCCGCAACCTCAATGCCCAGGAGTCGGTCAAGCCGCTGCCCGCGCCCGGCGCGCAGGAGGCCACGCCATGA
- the hemC gene encoding hydroxymethylbilane synthase, translating to MSPREIRIATRKSALALWQAEYVKARLEAAHPGLIVTLVPMVSRGDKLLDSPLSKIGGKGLFVKELETALLDNEADIAVHSMKDVPMDFPEGLGLFCICEREDPRDAFVSNTFSSLEALPAGSVVGTSSLRRQAQLLTRRPDLQIRFLRGNVNTRLAKLDAGEYDAIILAAAGLIRLGFEDRITSAIGVDDSLPAGGQGAVGIECRSADSEIHALLAPLHHEDTATRVFAERALNKHLNGGCQVPIACYAVLEGEQVWLRGLVGDPNGGRLLSADARAPRQDAEALGVRVAEDLLSQGAADILKAVYGEAGHT from the coding sequence ATGTCCCCTCGCGAGATCCGCATCGCCACCCGTAAAAGTGCCTTGGCCCTCTGGCAGGCCGAATACGTCAAAGCCCGCCTGGAAGCCGCCCATCCCGGCCTGATCGTGACCCTGGTGCCCATGGTCAGTCGCGGTGACAAGCTGCTGGACTCGCCGCTGTCGAAGATCGGCGGCAAGGGCCTGTTCGTCAAGGAACTGGAGACCGCGTTGCTGGACAACGAAGCCGACATCGCCGTGCATTCGATGAAAGATGTGCCCATGGACTTCCCCGAAGGCCTGGGCCTTTTTTGCATCTGCGAGCGGGAAGACCCACGCGATGCGTTCGTTTCCAACACGTTTTCCAGTCTTGAAGCATTGCCTGCCGGCAGTGTGGTCGGCACTTCCAGCCTGCGCCGCCAGGCACAGTTGCTGACGCGCCGTCCGGATCTGCAAATCCGTTTCCTGCGCGGTAACGTCAATACACGCCTGGCCAAGCTCGATGCTGGTGAGTACGACGCGATCATCCTCGCCGCCGCCGGCCTGATTCGCCTGGGCTTTGAAGATCGCATCACCTCGGCCATCGGCGTCGACGACAGCCTGCCGGCTGGTGGGCAAGGGGCGGTGGGTATCGAGTGCCGCAGCGCCGACAGCGAAATCCACGCCTTGCTGGCGCCGTTGCACCATGAAGATACCGCCACGCGGGTGTTCGCCGAACGCGCCCTCAACAAACACCTCAATGGCGGTTGCCAGGTGCCGATCGCCTGTTACGCCGTGCTCGAAGGCGAACAGGTCTGGTTGCGGGGTCTGGTGGGGGATCCCAACGGTGGCCGGCTGCTCAGCGCCGACGCCCGGGCGCCGCGCCAGGATGCCGAGGCGTTGGGCGTGCGTGTGGCCGAAGACCTGTTGAGCCAGGGCGCCGCCGATATTCTCAAGGCGGTCTATGGCGAGGCCGGCCACACGTGA